CGCAGCGGGCGAAGAAGGCCATTGAGAACACCTTCACGCCGGAGTTCCGCAACCGCCTGGACGGGTGGGTGCTCTTCTCCGGACTGCCGCCCGAGGTCATCCTCAAGGTGGTGGACAAGGAAGTGGGCCTGCTCCAGAAGATGCTCACGGAGAAGAACGTGAAGCTGGAGCTGACGCCGGCGGCGAAGGCGTGGCTGGCGGAGAACGGGTACGACCCGGCCTTCGGAGCGCGGCCCATGGCGCGGCTGGTGGACAACACGCTCAAGAAGCCGCTGGCCGAGGCGCTGCTCTTCGGCGAGCTGGCCCGTGGCGGCATCGCGCGCTTCGACGTGGAGGGCGAGCAGCTGAAGCTCAAGGCCCTGCCCGCTCCGGCGCCCGCTCCCGCGGCGTAGCGAGAAGAACCCCGGAAACGACAAGGGCCAGGTCGGAGGGTCTCCCCTCCCCTGGCCCTTCGTCTTTCCTACCCGTTGGCGGGACTACTGGACCCGGTAGGTCTTCACCGCGCTGCTGAGCTGGTCGGCGATGATCTGCAGGGTGGTGGCGGCCTCACCGGTGGCGCCGATGCGCGACACGGTCTCGTCCATCATCTTGGACAGGTCGCTCACGGCGGTGGTGATCTGGTTGATGCCCACGTTCTGCTGGCCCACGGCGGCGGCGATCTGCCGCACGGCGGCGGCGTTGTCCTGGATGATGGAGGACAGCTCGCGCAGGTTCTTGCCGTAGGTGCGCACCTGCTCCAGGCCCGCCTCCATGCGCTGCGAGCCACGCTCGGTGATGCGCACGGCCATGGCCACCGAGTTGCCGATATCGTCCAGCAGCTCGCGCACGCGGTCCGTGGACTCGATGGACTGGTCGGCCAGGGCGCGGATTTCACGGGCCACCACGCCGAAGCCCTTGCCGTGCTCGCCGGAGCGGACGGCCTCGATGGCGGCGTTGAGGGCCAGCATGTTGGACTGGTCGGCCAGGTCCTTCACCGTCTGGGTGATGCTGCCGATCTGCACCGTGCGCTCACCCAGCTCGAGGATCTTCCCGGCGATCTCCTGCACCTGGGTGCGGATGTCGTTGAGGCCCACGAGCGTCTGCTCCAGGGCGGCCTCGCCCGCGCGGCTCAGCTCGTCGGCGCGCTCGGCCACGGAGAGCACCGAGTCGGCCTTCTGGGCGGCCAGGAGACTCGTCTGGCGGATCTCCTGGGCGGTGACCTGCGTCTCCTGGAGAGCGGAGGCCTGACGGGAGACCGTCTGCGACTGCTCGGCGGCGGAGGTGTTGAGCTGCTCGGTGGAGGCGTTGAGGGCCTCGGCGGCCTGCTGGAGGTTCTGCGTCACCGTGCGCAGGCGGTCCACCATCTGCGCGAAGGAGCGGGCGAGCACGCCCACCTCGCTCGAGGCAGCCACCGGGATGGGACGGGTGAGGTCGCCGGACTCGACGATGTGGGAGGCCACGTCGGCCAGCTCACGCAGCGGGCCCACGATGGAGCGGCTCAGCACGGACACCGCCCCGATGCCACCCAGGACGATGAGCAGGCCCAGCCCCATCATGGTGAACCACAGCCGGCCCACCTGCCTGCCGACGTTGTCGTGCTTCATGCCCACGTGCACCACGCCGCGCATTCCGCCCGCCAGCGGGGCGGCCACGTCGGCGGCGGCCACCTGCCTGCCGTCGATCGTCACCTCCACCCGCTCCTGCACCTTCACGCGCTCACCGTTGGTGAGCTCGCCGAGCTGCAGGCTGTTGGCGCTCAGCAGCGCCTGGGGGAACTCGCCGGAGAAGGTGCTGGCCAGCACGTTGTTGGCGCTGTCCACCACGTAGAGGTAACCCACGCCCTCGACGTCACGGAACGTGTCCAGCAGGGGCTGCAGCGAGGTGGCGCCGTCGGCCGACGCCCGCTCGGCGGCGGCGGACAGGCCGATGGCGACCGCCTTGCCCTCGCTCACGGTGCTGTCCACGAGGTTGCCGCGCAGCCGGTTGGCCGCGACTGCGGTGAGCAGGATGACGATGGCGACACCGACCCCCGCTGTGAGGAAGACGATCTTGGGGCCGATGCCGAGCGATTTATTGGAGGTGGCGTGGGGGCTCACGGAAGCTCCTCAGCGGAGAAGGACGGGGCCGGACGGAGGGACCGGCACGAAAAGGGGCTCAAGCAACACCTTCCGGACCTGGAGGGCGGCTGTTGGGCATGGGGCTGCGGCGGCAGCTCATGCGGATGATGTCGGGAATGGCGGACAGGGGCACACCCCGGTCCGTTGCCCTCAACTCGATGGCCACCCGGGGCATGCCAAAGACGACGGACGAGGTCTCGTCCTGGGCGAAGGTGACACCGCCGACCTTCTTGATGTCCAGCAGGCCGCGCGCCCCGTCCTCGCCCATGCCGGTGAGGACGCCACCGCCAGCGCGGCTGCCATAGGTGCGCGCCAGCGAGGACAGCAGCAGGTCTCCAGAGGGGCACGGTCCGCCGCGCGTGCGCGTCAGCCGCACCACCCCGTTGCCCTCCACCGTCAAGTCATGCCCGTCGAGCGGGAAGTACACCCGGCCCGGCTCCAGGCGCTCGCCCTCCTTGCCGATGACGACCTTGAGGGACGTCACCTGGGAGAGCCAGCGCACCATGCCGGGGGTGAAGCCCTCGGTGATGTGCTGGGCGATGACGATGGGCACCGGAAGATCCGCCGGCAGGCGCGAGAGCACCTCCGACAGAGCGGGAGGGCCACCGGTGGAAGCCGCCAGGCCGAAGATGTCCACGCGCGCCCCGGTCACGGGCGGCGGCGGGGAGGGCGGACGCAGGCGCCGGGAGATGACCGGCACCTCCGCCATCAGGCACACCGACTCGGCCAGCTGCCGGCCCCAGCGGCGCAGCTCCTCGCCACTGGTGACGGAGGGCTTGCCGATGAGCTCCAGCGCGCCCGCGCTCATCGCCTGGAAGCACACGTCCAGGTTGCGCTGGTCCGCCACGGCGCTCACCACCAGGATGCGCGCCGGCGCCTCGGCCATGATGGCCGCGATGGCCGCCGGGCCGTCCAGGTCCGGCATCAGCAGGTCCATGGTGATGACGTCCGGGCGCAGCAGCCGCGCCAGCGTCACCGCCCGGCTGCCCGTGTTGGCCCGCCCCACCACCTCGATGCGCGGATCATCCGTCAGCAGCGCGCTGACGGCGTCGGCCATCGTGGGGGAGTCGTCCACCACCAGTACACGGATGGGCTCCGTACTCATGCGCGTGCCCCTCTCCGGCTCATCACGTCGAGCACCTCGGTCAACAGGCGGCCCGCGGCGCACTCACGCTTGCTGAGGTAGCCGTCCGCGCCCGCCGCCAGGCCGCGCGAACGGGCGGCCGCGCTGTCGTTGGCGGAGACGAGGATGACGGGGACCTCCTTGGTGTCCGGCTGCGAGCGCAGTTTGGCGATCAGCTCGGTCCCGTTCATCTCCTCCATCTCGAGGTCGCAAATGATCACGTCGTAGGTCTCCGTCTGCAACCGCTCCATGGCGCGGGCTCCGCTGGCGGCCAGGTGCACGGTGAAACCACCGGCCTCCAGCATGGCCCGGTGCAGGGCGCGTGCGGTGAGAGAGTCGTCCACCACGAGGGCGCGGCGGCTCTGAGGCATGGCCACCGACTGCGGGGTGGAATCGGTCACCACCCAGCCGGGGCGAAGGATGAGCAGCAGCTCGCCGCGGCTGAGGATGGCCGCGCCCTGGTAGGCGGGCACATCGCGCACCTCGGCGGGCAGCGGGCGGATGACGAGGTCCCGGTCACCCACCACCGCGTCCACCGCGAGCGCCATGCGCTTGCCGCCGCTCTGGACGATGATGAGGGGCTGGCCCTCGGACGGGGGCGCCGAGGCACGCAGGCCCATGCGGGCGCCCAGGTCCATCACCGGCACCAACTGGCCGTTGTAGTCCAGCTGCGTCTTCATGCGGCCGATGCGCAGGTTCTCCGGGCTGGCCAGCTGGGTGGACTCCACCGCCAGCATGGGCAGGCCCACCTGCGAGTCGATGGTGCGCACCGTGAGCACCGGCGAGCTGCCCAGCTCCATGGGCAGGGTGATCATGAAGCGCGTGCCCGAGCCCTTGGTGCTCACCACCTCGATGCGGCCCTGCATGGCCTCCACCGCGGAGCGCACCGCGTCCAGGCCCACGCCGCGGCCCGAGGTGTCGGTGACGTCCGTGCGGGTGCTGAAGCCCGGGCGGAAGATGAGGTCGCGGATCTGCGCCTCGTGCATCCGCGCGCCCTCGTCCGCGCTGATGAGCCCCTTGCGCTCGGCCGACGCGCGCACGTGCTGCACGTCGATGCCGCGCCCGTCGT
The sequence above is drawn from the Archangium gephyra genome and encodes:
- a CDS encoding chemotaxis protein CheB; this translates as MSTEPIRVLVVDDSPTMADAVSALLTDDPRIEVVGRANTGSRAVTLARLLRPDVITMDLLMPDLDGPAAIAAIMAEAPARILVVSAVADQRNLDVCFQAMSAGALELIGKPSVTSGEELRRWGRQLAESVCLMAEVPVISRRLRPPSPPPPVTGARVDIFGLAASTGGPPALSEVLSRLPADLPVPIVIAQHITEGFTPGMVRWLSQVTSLKVVIGKEGERLEPGRVYFPLDGHDLTVEGNGVVRLTRTRGGPCPSGDLLLSSLARTYGSRAGGGVLTGMGEDGARGLLDIKKVGGVTFAQDETSSVVFGMPRVAIELRATDRGVPLSAIPDIIRMSCRRSPMPNSRPPGPEGVA
- a CDS encoding methyl-accepting chemotaxis protein codes for the protein MVFLTAGVGVAIVILLTAVAANRLRGNLVDSTVSEGKAVAIGLSAAAERASADGATSLQPLLDTFRDVEGVGYLYVVDSANNVLASTFSGEFPQALLSANSLQLGELTNGERVKVQERVEVTIDGRQVAAADVAAPLAGGMRGVVHVGMKHDNVGRQVGRLWFTMMGLGLLIVLGGIGAVSVLSRSIVGPLRELADVASHIVESGDLTRPIPVAASSEVGVLARSFAQMVDRLRTVTQNLQQAAEALNASTEQLNTSAAEQSQTVSRQASALQETQVTAQEIRQTSLLAAQKADSVLSVAERADELSRAGEAALEQTLVGLNDIRTQVQEIAGKILELGERTVQIGSITQTVKDLADQSNMLALNAAIEAVRSGEHGKGFGVVAREIRALADQSIESTDRVRELLDDIGNSVAMAVRITERGSQRMEAGLEQVRTYGKNLRELSSIIQDNAAAVRQIAAAVGQQNVGINQITTAVSDLSKMMDETVSRIGATGEAATTLQIIADQLSSAVKTYRVQ
- a CDS encoding hybrid sensor histidine kinase/response regulator — encoded protein: MAVDPMLQSLVAGFSTEAQEVCQKVTLDLLDLEREGIDNEALAKVYTRLARHLHTLKGSAASLGLQDLSSIAHKLEDALAPLRKDIKPMPRPMVDMLLHGLDLFLLRAAAHAEGRGDALPDPTAALSQLVADAPPPEEADAMALAMAADSASAHAPATPAPVQAAPSQAPAAMSAADDDSAVEASWRVAAHQVTALMREVERLREFRMRLEDRLRDISKAVELLSARELLAPTARARAMLSSVTAGVRSDGHEASDIVDSLEEGLKSITTRPVRTILEPLQRMVRDLSRQLGKQARLSVVGAEVSLDRRLLEKLKGAMVHLLRNAVDHGIEMPDERERGGKHHEGALTLRVEQQGNILVLELSDDGRGIDVQHVRASAERKGLISADEGARMHEAQIRDLIFRPGFSTRTDVTDTSGRGVGLDAVRSAVEAMQGRIEVVSTKGSGTRFMITLPMELGSSPVLTVRTIDSQVGLPMLAVESTQLASPENLRIGRMKTQLDYNGQLVPVMDLGARMGLRASAPPSEGQPLIIVQSGGKRMALAVDAVVGDRDLVIRPLPAEVRDVPAYQGAAILSRGELLLILRPGWVVTDSTPQSVAMPQSRRALVVDDSLTARALHRAMLEAGGFTVHLAASGARAMERLQTETYDVIICDLEMEEMNGTELIAKLRSQPDTKEVPVILVSANDSAAARSRGLAAGADGYLSKRECAAGRLLTEVLDVMSRRGARA